The sequence below is a genomic window from Thioclava nitratireducens.
TGAAGAAGATCATGATCGTGCCATGGGTGGTGAAGAGCTGCGCGAAATGGTCGGGCATCACGATCCCACCGCCGTCATGGCCCACCACCTGCTGGCTTCGCATCACGAAGGCTTCGGCCAGCGCCCGCGCCAGCATCACGAAGGAGAAGACGATATACATGATGCCGATCTTCTTGTGATCGACCGAAGTCAGCCACTCGCTCCAGAGCGGTCGCCACCATCCTTTCACCGTGATCAAGATAACCACGACGACGAAGCCCAGCACCGCCATGCCCGCAGCGGCAGTGCCAGTGATGCCGGAGAGCAACTCGGTCCTGCCATCGGCGCGCACGATATCGGTGACCGGCAGCGCGTCCAGCGTCAGGCGTCCGAAGGGGAAACCCCAGATGCTGCTCCATGTGTTCATTGTTGCGTCTCCTTCAGGCCGGCGATCTCGTCGAACATTCCGCTCGGCGCGGTCGAGAACAGGATCGGCTGCTCGGTAGGCTGGTCGAGCGCGCGGGCCAGTTCGACCTTGTTGCTTTTTTCCTCCAGCGCTGCGCGTGCCTTGTCGTCGAGAGGCAGGCCGCGCGCCTTCGCCGCCTTCACCCAGCGCGCGAATACCTCATCGTTCATGGCGCTCGCCTTGAAATTCTGCGTGTAGAACCCTTCGCCGTTAAACTGCGTGTTGCGGCCCTCGAAGGTGCCGGGGCCGTCGGCGGCCAGATGCAGCTTCGTCTGCATCCCCTTCATCGCGTAGATCTGGCTGCCCAGCCGCGGGATCATGAAGCTCTGCATCACCGTGTCGGAGGTCAGATGCAGCTCGAGCGGGCGCGAGGCAGGGAAGGCCAGCTCGCCCACGCTCGCCACGCCTTCTTCGGGATAGAGGAACAGCCATTTCCAGTCGTAGGCGACCACATCGACGACCAGCGGCTTGCCTGCCTTGCCCGCAACCGGGTTGTAAGGATCGAGCGTGTGGGTCCGCTGCCACAGATAAACGGCAAGCATCAGCACGACCAGGATCGGCACGCCCCAGGCCAGAATTTCGAACACCGTGGCGAACGACCAGTCGGGGCGGTATTCGCCCTTCGAGCGTCCGTAGCGGTAGCGCCGGATCAACCACGGGGTCGCCGCGAAAACCGGGATCACGACGATCGCCATGAGGATCAGGATGATCTTCAGATGAGTAACCTGAGCGGAGGCGATCGGCCCGGCCGGGTCGAGAAAACTCTCTGCTCGCGCCTCTCCCGCGCCGGTCCAGCCCCAGCCCATCCAGACGGCCAAGACCGCTCCGGAAAGGAGGGGGGCTCTGCGGATCGATGCGGCAAGGGACATGGCAAACTCGCGTGCACAAGGGGGTGTGCGGAAACGGTAGACCGACCTCCTCGTCGGACAAGTTCGGCTGCCCAACACGTTTTTTTCACGGAACCATGCGGGCCGCTCCACGTTATGCGCGTTTCTTGGTCCTGCGAGGCAGTGTGTCATTGGCTGCGCCTCATCTCGTTCGGGCACAGGTCGTGGCGCATCGCCCAGTCGAGAAGCGCGCCGTCGAACCGCTCGGGTGCGACCTCCTCCAGCCCGGGGATTTCATGCAGGATGATCCGGAGCGCGCGGCGCTGTGTCTCTGTCAGGCGTGCGTC
It includes:
- a CDS encoding cytochrome ubiquinol oxidase subunit II translates to MSLAASIRRAPLLSGAVLAVWMGWGWTGAGEARAESFLDPAGPIASAQVTHLKIILILMAIVVIPVFAATPWLIRRYRYGRSKGEYRPDWSFATVFEILAWGVPILVVLMLAVYLWQRTHTLDPYNPVAGKAGKPLVVDVVAYDWKWLFLYPEEGVASVGELAFPASRPLELHLTSDTVMQSFMIPRLGSQIYAMKGMQTKLHLAADGPGTFEGRNTQFNGEGFYTQNFKASAMNDEVFARWVKAAKARGLPLDDKARAALEEKSNKVELARALDQPTEQPILFSTAPSGMFDEIAGLKETQQ